A window from Shewanella livingstonensis encodes these proteins:
- a CDS encoding PepSY domain-containing protein has translation MLLIKKLHKWASVIVGIQLLLWLVSGLYFNLMDHNKAQGLTYQHNTHAKVALDAHSLLEPKAILSSFKPSVSLNIVTLLGKPYYLLTHEKGLYNHHDTLVDAYLGTAVLIDAPLAQKLARESYSGEAEISSTRLLVPPLDDFPKQQNDTWQINFADDIATSVYIEAQSGQLVGHSDEHKRLAEVFFMLHFMDYFNEGGFNNIPIKIFAFITLWLTFSGLIWVIDMLRRKRYQPSLKQKSARCKRETKLN, from the coding sequence ATGTTATTGATCAAAAAACTGCATAAATGGGCGTCGGTCATTGTGGGAATTCAATTACTTCTTTGGTTAGTCAGTGGGCTATATTTTAATTTAATGGACCACAATAAGGCTCAAGGCCTTACCTATCAACATAATACTCATGCCAAAGTAGCATTAGATGCTCATAGTTTGCTTGAGCCTAAAGCGATTTTAAGCTCATTTAAACCAAGTGTCTCATTGAATATCGTGACCTTATTAGGTAAACCTTACTATCTATTGACCCATGAAAAAGGTCTATATAACCATCACGATACCTTGGTCGATGCTTATCTCGGTACGGCTGTACTAATTGATGCCCCATTAGCACAAAAATTAGCTCGTGAATCCTATTCTGGCGAAGCTGAAATCAGTTCGACCCGTTTATTGGTTCCGCCATTGGACGACTTTCCTAAACAGCAAAACGACACTTGGCAGATAAACTTTGCCGATGACATTGCCACCAGCGTTTATATTGAAGCGCAATCGGGTCAGCTTGTCGGCCACAGTGATGAGCACAAACGTTTAGCCGAAGTATTTTTTATGCTGCACTTTATGGATTACTTTAATGAAGGCGGTTTTAATAATATCCCGATTAAGATATTTGCATTTATCACCCTATGGCTAACCTTTAGCGGATTAATTTGGGTAATAGACATGTTAAGGCGCAAAAGATATCAACCAAGCTTGAAACAAAAATCAGCACGGTGTAAACGTGAGACTAAGCTAAATTAA
- a CDS encoding PepSY domain-containing protein produces the protein MHKTARIIHKWLMLLLGLQFVVWSVTGAYMVFVHIDYIHGDSLITDPEIKIKPNKLQYTLAQLLQTYPNAEHISVGKLMDQEVYRFTIPAQAATQHIMLSAQTGDRLAPLNQTMAMALAQYYYAGTEPIAEISLLTDNPPFELSARHLPAWRINFEHFAAPSIYISANSGLVVGKRHTFWRLFDWMFRFHVMDYGDAEEVDNQLLFWVAFLAVLATISGLVLTYFRVFRHRRNKQKSMLSSRKHPGVA, from the coding sequence ATGCATAAAACCGCTAGAATTATCCATAAGTGGCTGATGCTATTACTCGGATTGCAGTTTGTTGTTTGGTCTGTTACCGGGGCATATATGGTGTTTGTACATATTGACTATATCCATGGCGACTCGCTAATCACTGACCCTGAGATAAAAATCAAGCCGAATAAACTGCAATATACATTGGCTCAACTATTACAGACTTACCCTAATGCTGAGCACATTAGTGTTGGTAAGTTGATGGATCAAGAGGTATACCGTTTTACTATTCCAGCTCAAGCTGCGACCCAACACATTATGTTAAGCGCGCAAACAGGTGATCGTTTAGCACCACTAAATCAAACTATGGCAATGGCATTAGCCCAATACTATTACGCTGGTACCGAACCTATCGCTGAAATAAGCTTGCTAACAGATAACCCACCGTTTGAATTAAGTGCACGCCATTTACCCGCTTGGCGAATTAATTTTGAGCATTTTGCCGCACCATCAATTTATATCTCTGCCAATAGTGGACTTGTGGTCGGTAAACGTCACACCTTTTGGCGATTATTCGACTGGATGTTTCGCTTCCATGTAATGGATTACGGCGATGCTGAAGAGGTAGATAACCAGTTGTTGTTTTGGGTAGCATTTTTGGCGGTATTGGCCACTATCAGCGGCTTGGTATTAACCTACTTTAGGGTATTTCGTCACCGCAGAAACAAACAAAAATCGATGTTGAGTAGCCGTAAACACCCTGGAGTCGCTTAA